From one Thalassoroseus pseudoceratinae genomic stretch:
- a CDS encoding sulfatase has product MRTLLFSHCLLVLLAATSFAAEENSRPNVMVFLVDDMGVMDTSVPFLTDENGKPKRYPLNDYYRTPNMQRLAEQGIRFNNFYAMSVCSPTRCSIMTGQNAARHHVTNWINPTRNNKGPFGPPEWNWEGLKPGDVTLPSVLAKNGYHTIHVGKGHFGARDFAGADPANLGFDVNVAGASFGAPGSYYGENNYGHGQKRRSHHAVPHLEKYHGSETFLTEALTIEAKSRVTDAVKADKPFYLYMSHYAVHAPFHSDPRFADHYKDSGKPANAQAFATLIEGMDKSLGDLLDHFESLGVAENTLVFFVGDNGSDAPLGGPHEVACAAPLRGKKGSHYEGGMRVPFIAAWAKPNDKNRNQARLPIPADVVQPQPAAVIDLFPTILALTDTKTPNNHTVDGSSLQTLLLGQSDDSRQRTFLMHYPHSPHRSDYFTCYRDGDWKVIYHYRPSKASDDSHYQLYNLAKDPFEQTNLAESRPQQLKAMMQKLIASLDAHDALMPVATMDGTEPLKPKMP; this is encoded by the coding sequence GTGAGAACACTATTATTTAGTCACTGCTTGCTAGTCCTGTTGGCAGCAACATCGTTTGCGGCCGAGGAGAATTCGCGTCCGAATGTGATGGTGTTTCTCGTCGATGATATGGGCGTGATGGATACCTCTGTTCCATTCCTGACAGACGAGAATGGCAAACCGAAACGATATCCGTTAAACGACTACTATCGAACCCCGAACATGCAGCGGTTGGCGGAGCAGGGGATTCGGTTCAATAACTTCTATGCGATGAGTGTCTGCTCGCCGACGCGGTGTTCGATCATGACCGGGCAGAACGCGGCTCGGCACCATGTGACGAATTGGATCAATCCCACTCGAAATAACAAAGGCCCGTTTGGGCCACCGGAGTGGAATTGGGAAGGTCTAAAACCTGGTGACGTCACCCTGCCAAGTGTGCTCGCCAAGAACGGCTATCACACAATTCACGTTGGCAAAGGGCACTTCGGCGCGCGCGATTTTGCCGGAGCCGACCCCGCAAACTTGGGGTTTGACGTGAATGTGGCCGGGGCATCGTTTGGAGCACCAGGAAGTTACTACGGCGAGAACAACTACGGTCATGGCCAGAAACGTCGATCGCATCATGCTGTTCCGCACTTAGAGAAGTATCACGGTTCGGAGACATTCTTGACCGAAGCCCTTACCATCGAAGCAAAGTCGCGAGTGACGGACGCTGTCAAAGCGGACAAACCGTTTTATCTCTATATGTCACACTATGCAGTTCATGCGCCGTTTCATTCCGACCCGCGATTTGCCGATCACTATAAAGATTCCGGCAAACCTGCGAACGCGCAAGCCTTCGCGACACTAATCGAAGGAATGGATAAGTCACTCGGGGATTTGCTGGATCACTTTGAGTCGCTTGGCGTGGCAGAGAACACATTGGTGTTCTTTGTCGGTGACAATGGTAGTGATGCCCCGCTTGGTGGTCCGCATGAAGTTGCCTGTGCCGCTCCGCTTCGGGGCAAGAAAGGGTCACACTATGAAGGCGGGATGCGAGTTCCCTTCATCGCGGCTTGGGCAAAACCGAATGACAAGAACCGCAATCAAGCTCGTCTACCAATCCCGGCAGACGTTGTGCAACCTCAACCCGCGGCTGTGATTGATCTGTTTCCTACGATTCTTGCACTGACAGATACTAAGACGCCTAACAATCACACTGTCGATGGTTCTAGCCTACAAACCTTGTTGCTTGGGCAATCTGATGATAGTCGTCAGCGAACCTTCCTGATGCACTACCCTCACTCTCCCCATCGTAGCGACTATTTTACTTGTTACCGCGATGGCGATTGGAAGGTGATTTACCACTATCGTCCCTCGAAAGCCTCTGATGACTCTCATTACCAACTGTATAACTTGGCGAAAGACCCCTTTGAACAGACGAACCTTGCCGAGTCTCGCCCGCAGCAACTGAAAGCAATGATGCAAAAACTCATTGCAAGTCTCGATGCCCATGATGCATTAATGCCAGTGGCAACGATGGACGGAACAGAGCCTCTCAAACCGAAGATGCCGTAG
- a CDS encoding sulfatase gives MTRLVGCLILFASVSNMASAADTPPNILFIAIDDQNDWIGCLDGHPQIQTPHIDALAERGTVFLNAHCQAPLCNPSRTSLMTGRRPSSTGIYGLAPWFRQVKELQDIVSLPQYLRQHGYETYSTGKIYHGGYGRKKNDDEFEHLGPAAGVGVRPKQKLVETPAPHPLVDWGVFPHQDEDKGDWKVATWAVDQLDGPLKKQDDKPDQKPFFLSCGFFLPHVPCYATQKWFDLYPEEDVQLPPTQLTDRADTPRFSWYLHWKLPEPRLKFLRESGEWTNLVRSYLACTSFVDSQVGRVLDALERSGRMENTIIVLWSDHGWHLGEKEITGKNTLWDRSTRVPLIFAGPGVTAGQRCTRPAELLDMYPTLLDLCGLPENETLEGHSLKPLLQDADATREWPAITTHNQGNHGIRSERWRYIHYADGTEELYDMQVDPNEWRNLADMAQYAEVLAEHRKWLPQKDVPPAPGSKHRVLTYDDGQVNWEGADVAPSDPIPEIEE, from the coding sequence ATGACCCGACTCGTCGGTTGTCTGATTCTTTTCGCCAGCGTTTCGAACATGGCTTCCGCGGCCGACACCCCGCCAAACATTTTGTTCATCGCCATTGACGACCAAAACGACTGGATCGGCTGTCTCGATGGACATCCGCAGATTCAAACGCCGCACATCGATGCTCTTGCCGAACGGGGAACCGTTTTCCTGAATGCCCACTGTCAGGCTCCGTTGTGCAATCCCAGTCGTACAAGTTTGATGACCGGCCGCCGACCATCCAGCACCGGAATTTACGGGTTGGCCCCATGGTTTCGGCAGGTGAAAGAACTCCAGGACATCGTTTCGCTGCCGCAGTACCTCCGGCAACACGGATACGAAACCTACTCCACCGGTAAGATCTATCACGGCGGATACGGCCGCAAGAAGAACGACGACGAATTCGAACACTTGGGGCCTGCTGCGGGTGTGGGCGTGCGTCCGAAACAGAAACTTGTCGAAACTCCCGCTCCGCATCCGCTCGTCGATTGGGGCGTGTTCCCACACCAAGACGAAGACAAAGGCGATTGGAAAGTCGCCACTTGGGCGGTCGACCAACTCGATGGTCCGCTGAAGAAGCAAGACGACAAGCCAGACCAGAAACCGTTTTTCCTTTCCTGCGGGTTCTTTCTCCCACACGTTCCCTGTTACGCCACGCAAAAATGGTTTGACCTGTATCCCGAAGAGGACGTGCAACTGCCGCCCACGCAACTCACCGACCGTGCCGACACGCCTCGATTCTCTTGGTACCTCCACTGGAAACTTCCCGAACCCCGTTTGAAGTTCCTACGAGAATCTGGCGAATGGACGAACCTTGTTCGGTCGTATTTGGCGTGCACAAGTTTCGTCGATAGCCAAGTCGGTCGGGTGTTGGATGCCCTCGAACGAAGTGGACGCATGGAGAACACCATCATCGTGCTTTGGTCCGACCATGGTTGGCATCTCGGCGAGAAAGAGATCACGGGCAAGAATACGCTTTGGGATCGTTCCACGCGGGTTCCGTTGATCTTCGCGGGTCCCGGTGTCACTGCCGGGCAACGTTGCACGCGACCGGCCGAGTTGCTCGATATGTATCCCACGCTGCTCGATCTCTGCGGGCTTCCCGAGAATGAAACCCTGGAAGGTCACAGTTTGAAACCGCTCTTGCAAGACGCCGATGCAACCCGAGAGTGGCCGGCGATCACCACCCATAATCAGGGCAATCATGGTATTCGCAGCGAGCGTTGGCGTTACATCCACTACGCAGATGGCACCGAAGAACTCTACGACATGCAAGTCGATCCCAATGAGTGGCGGAACCTCGCCGATATGGCTCAATATGCGGAAGTCCTCGCCGAGCACCGCAAATGGCTGCCCCAAAAAGATGTGCCGCCCGCTCCCGGCAGCAAACATCGTGTGTTGACCTACGACGATGGCCAAGTCAATTGGGAAGGTGCCGACGTCGCACCGAGCGATCCGATTCCTGAAATCGAAGAATAA
- a CDS encoding sulfatase has protein sequence MKQFAFAFVVLLTTWSAAFAQKPNVLFIAADDLRNDLGCLGHPEVKSPHLDALAARGRLFTHAYCQQAVCNPSRASLMTGRRPDTLEIWDLPTHFRTRMPNVVTLPEHFKNNGYFTQNIGKIYHNWIHKLKGDPQSWSVPAVMHFANHGSDKPQVDGKLPPNHATDRKCECRDVPDDAYFDGRIASLAIEALRERKAEQKPFFLAVGFWKPHSPFNAPKKYWDLYDRSKLSPPANPNWPKNAPRIAWHNSREILGRPPKNRELSPEAVMEIRHGYLAAISYMDAQIGRVLDELKRLGLDRNTIVVFWSDHGYHLGEHTLWAKTSNFELDARVPLMISTPDMNQPGTETDSLAELLDMYPTLAELCDLPKPIGEGTSLVPVLKDPTATIQPAAYTQHPRPAYYKEQPDVMGRSVRTARYRYTEWRDFKTNKLVAAELYDHQADPLETNNLANDSQLADVLARCRELYNRGCATH, from the coding sequence ATGAAACAGTTCGCGTTCGCATTTGTTGTTCTCCTCACCACTTGGTCGGCAGCGTTCGCTCAGAAACCGAATGTATTGTTCATCGCGGCGGACGATTTACGTAACGACTTGGGTTGTTTGGGGCATCCGGAGGTGAAGTCGCCACATCTGGATGCTCTCGCGGCACGCGGCCGGTTGTTCACACATGCGTACTGTCAGCAAGCGGTCTGCAACCCTTCGCGGGCGTCGCTAATGACCGGCCGCCGCCCAGACACGTTGGAAATTTGGGACTTGCCAACACACTTCCGCACCCGAATGCCGAACGTCGTCACGCTGCCAGAACATTTCAAGAACAACGGCTACTTCACGCAGAACATCGGCAAGATTTATCACAACTGGATTCACAAGCTCAAAGGCGACCCCCAGTCTTGGAGCGTTCCGGCTGTGATGCATTTTGCCAATCACGGTTCCGACAAACCCCAAGTCGACGGGAAACTGCCGCCAAACCACGCAACGGATCGAAAGTGTGAATGCCGCGATGTCCCCGACGATGCGTACTTCGACGGTCGGATTGCTTCCCTAGCCATTGAAGCCCTTCGAGAACGCAAAGCCGAACAGAAACCGTTTTTCCTCGCGGTTGGGTTCTGGAAACCACACTCGCCGTTCAATGCACCGAAAAAGTATTGGGATTTGTACGACCGCTCAAAACTATCGCCGCCCGCAAATCCGAATTGGCCTAAGAATGCTCCCCGGATCGCTTGGCACAACAGCCGCGAGATACTTGGTCGCCCGCCGAAAAATCGGGAACTCTCTCCCGAGGCGGTGATGGAAATTCGTCATGGTTATCTCGCTGCCATCAGCTATATGGATGCCCAAATCGGCCGAGTGCTAGACGAACTCAAGCGACTCGGTCTCGACCGTAACACTATCGTCGTCTTTTGGTCCGATCATGGATATCATCTTGGCGAACATACCCTATGGGCGAAAACGTCAAACTTTGAACTCGACGCCCGCGTGCCATTGATGATCAGTACTCCAGACATGAACCAACCTGGCACGGAAACGGATTCCCTCGCGGAATTGTTAGACATGTATCCAACGCTCGCCGAACTTTGTGATCTTCCCAAACCGATCGGTGAAGGCACGAGTTTAGTACCCGTTCTCAAAGACCCCACTGCCACCATTCAACCGGCCGCCTATACACAACATCCAAGACCTGCATACTATAAAGAGCAACCAGACGTCATGGGGCGTTCGGTTCGTACCGCACGCTATCGCTACACCGAATGGCGAGACTTCAAAACGAACAAGCTAGTTGCCGCTGAACTATATGACCATCAAGCTGACCCATTAGAAACCAATAATCTCGCCAATGATTCGCAACTAGCAGACGTGCTAGCACGATGTCGAGAACTCTACAATCGCGGCTGTGCAACGCATTAG
- a CDS encoding sensor domain-containing diguanylate cyclase, translating to MTDSSKIWASSQLPTLPSVAVELLELSNDPATELPMVVQVIKTDPAIAAKILKVTNSSYYGFKKEVTTLERAVSLLGTRAVTSLALSFSLVDAATSTGKLADHFQAYWRQSVVQGLAAEVLGQEFHNPKEHDFFLAGLLADLGRLAMLKTIGPEYTSTLETMMERQSWLAEQERDDLGFDHVEIGTKLMENWKLPPALIEASRFHHRSLDEIREHTNEVTASPVQCVATAAAIGDYYCMENQGPALERVRELANSFYQLESNQLQELLTTIKSRIDHAAELFNVDPTIIRAPNELLAMANEQLARLAVQERLEHVESMEEHKRLERETQRLKAVNQELQKRILHDPLTKIYNRAYLEDALRRETDRCCRLAEAIGLVFIDVDKFKNLNDTHGHAFGDVVLQRVARTMQKTLRGADILARYGGEEFVALVMNPSPEGIQIVAERLRTAVEREIIELNNTRVPVTVSLGCALGIPGREDDEFTKQLIEAADHAMYEAKSNGRNQSRFINLLPTADQHLLNRINELRFSEWLVTGNHIAREVIDPICKTIPQQHQLIGQLARKHGYLSNAEVRLILDEQQATEERFGETAIRRGLISLDVLANLLAWQQEDPETLLHHLERNRIGGRDDYRQLLGDYLDQSPIHEPLSAIPA from the coding sequence ATGACCGATTCTTCGAAGATCTGGGCGTCTAGCCAACTACCAACGTTGCCATCTGTCGCGGTCGAACTACTTGAACTCTCCAACGATCCGGCGACCGAATTGCCGATGGTGGTTCAAGTCATCAAGACGGACCCTGCCATTGCGGCGAAGATTCTAAAAGTCACGAATTCGTCCTACTACGGATTCAAGAAGGAAGTGACGACTCTCGAACGGGCCGTGTCGCTGTTGGGCACGCGGGCGGTCACTTCTCTAGCGTTGAGTTTCAGTCTCGTTGACGCCGCCACGTCGACGGGAAAACTAGCCGACCATTTCCAAGCCTATTGGAGACAGTCCGTCGTGCAGGGATTGGCGGCGGAAGTGCTTGGTCAAGAATTCCATAATCCCAAAGAGCACGATTTTTTCTTGGCGGGTCTCCTTGCGGACCTGGGTCGATTGGCGATGCTCAAGACGATTGGTCCGGAATACACGTCCACACTCGAGACGATGATGGAACGTCAAAGTTGGCTTGCCGAGCAAGAACGAGACGACCTTGGTTTCGACCATGTCGAGATCGGGACGAAACTCATGGAGAATTGGAAACTGCCCCCCGCGTTGATTGAAGCGTCGCGGTTTCACCATCGATCGTTGGACGAAATTCGGGAACATACAAACGAGGTGACGGCATCACCCGTTCAATGTGTCGCGACGGCAGCGGCGATCGGTGACTACTACTGCATGGAGAACCAAGGCCCGGCACTCGAACGAGTCCGCGAGTTAGCGAACAGCTTCTACCAGTTGGAAAGCAACCAGTTGCAGGAGTTATTGACGACCATCAAGAGCCGAATTGATCACGCTGCGGAGTTGTTCAATGTCGACCCTACAATCATTCGAGCGCCGAACGAGTTGCTCGCGATGGCCAACGAACAACTCGCAAGACTTGCGGTTCAAGAACGGCTTGAGCATGTCGAGTCGATGGAAGAGCACAAACGGTTGGAGCGTGAAACACAGCGTTTGAAAGCCGTCAATCAGGAACTGCAAAAACGCATACTGCACGACCCGCTCACCAAGATTTACAATCGAGCGTATCTCGAAGATGCACTGCGACGGGAAACCGATCGCTGCTGCCGATTGGCCGAGGCGATCGGGCTCGTTTTCATCGATGTCGATAAGTTCAAGAACCTCAACGACACCCACGGGCACGCGTTTGGCGACGTCGTGCTGCAAAGAGTCGCTCGCACGATGCAAAAGACGCTACGGGGCGCGGATATTCTGGCACGATACGGCGGTGAGGAATTCGTCGCGCTGGTGATGAATCCCAGTCCAGAGGGAATTCAAATCGTCGCGGAGCGTCTAAGAACGGCTGTGGAACGTGAAATTATTGAATTAAACAACACCCGAGTGCCTGTGACCGTGAGTCTCGGTTGTGCGTTGGGAATTCCCGGCCGCGAAGATGACGAGTTCACAAAACAGCTCATTGAAGCTGCCGACCATGCGATGTACGAGGCGAAATCCAACGGACGAAATCAGTCCCGGTTCATCAATTTGCTGCCAACCGCCGATCAACACTTGCTCAACCGAATCAATGAACTTCGCTTTAGCGAATGGCTGGTGACTGGCAACCACATTGCGAGAGAAGTGATCGATCCGATTTGCAAGACGATCCCTCAGCAACATCAACTGATCGGCCAACTCGCCCGGAAACACGGTTATCTGAGCAACGCCGAGGTCCGATTGATCTTGGACGAACAACAAGCGACCGAAGAACGATTCGGAGAAACGGCGATTCGCCGGGGCTTGATTTCACTCGACGTATTAGCCAAC